The Haladaptatus paucihalophilus DX253 nucleotide sequence TCCGGTCCCAATCGACGATGCTGTCCGCGACGAACACGGACCCGAGCGTTCCGACCGTCGGCGGCGCTCCGGCGATGCCGACCGTTAGAAAGTACGTCTCCGAGCAGTCGAACCGCTCTCCGGCGAGGATGGCGGTCACGGTCGCCGCCGCATCCGCTTTTCCCATCCCCGTCGAGGTGATTCCGATGCCGTCGTCCGTGTAGTAGACGGGCATGTTCGCGCCCGATACCGACACCGAATTCTCGAACTCGTAGCTCTCGCGCCAGCGTTCGAACTCGTCGGGGAGGTCTTTCTCCACGTCGAAGTCGTCCGCCGCGAAGGCTGGAAGCAGGAGCACGTCGAGGGCGATCGGTTCCGTCGTACCAGTCATTCGAGAACTCGTTCGTCGGCGTTCGTATAGGTGATTTCGGTCGGGGTACCCGCCGACTCGATTCCGGCGCGGGTTCGTGCTTACCGCACCGGTATCTCGACCAACGTCATGTCCTCGCTCTCGACCGCTTCGGTCAGCGCCGCGTCGATTTCGTCCCACGTCTCGGCCCGCGTGGCGTCGATGCCGAAGCTTTCGGCGAATTTCACGAAGTCGGGATTCGTCAGGCCGGTCCCGAAGTGTTCGCCGAACTCCTCCTCCTGTTCCTCGGTGATGAGTCCGTACTCGGAGTCGTTGAAGACGATGATGGTGTACGCACAGCCGAGTCTGGTCGCCGTCTCTATCTCCGCCGCGTTCATCATGAACCCGCCGTCCCCCGTGGCGACGACGACGTTCGAATCGGACGCGAGGTCGGCCGCCAGACCGCCCGGAACGCCGATTCCCATGCTGGCGAGCCCGTTCGAGACGATGACCGTGTTCGGTTCGTAGGTCGGGAAGTTCTGCGCGATGGCCATCTTGTGGCTGCCCACGTCGGAGACGAGCACGTCCTCGTCGGCCATCGCCTCCCGGAGGAATGGGAGGACGTTCTTCACCGTCACCGGGTCGTCGGACTCGGGGTGCCGGGTCGTCTGCTCGGCGATGGCCTCGCGCTTGTCGCGGTACCATTCGGCGGGGCAGGCCACGTCGAGTCGCTCCCGGAGCGCGTCGAGTCCGGCGGAGATGTCACAGACGAGTTCAACGTTCGGGTTGTAGTGTTCGTACACCTCGGCGGGTTCGGAGTCGAGGTGAACGATGTCCTTGTCGCGGTCGGGATTCCAACTTTCGGGGTCGTGTTCGGCGATGTCGTAGCCGAGCGTGAGCACGCAGTCGGCCCGCGCGATGGCGTCCGCGGCCTCGCCGTTTTCGCCCGAGTCGAGCGTGAACAGGGAGTGCTCGTCGGCGTCCG carries:
- a CDS encoding acetolactate synthase large subunit, whose translation is MKASDLLVDCLEQEGVEYVFGLPGEELGDVLFSLRDSDIEFIPVRHEQGAAFMADVHGRVTGRAGVCLSTLGPGATNLLTGVADAHLDKSPVVAITGQAGLERQHKESHQLLDVLHTYRSVTKWNTQMTDPETINESVRKAFKLAEYEKPGATHLEFPEDVAAEETSAEPLEFTRRVRRPDPDERSVEHAAELLQRADRPLVIAGNGAVRERAAESLREFVSETDVPVVGTYMGKGALSDADEHSLFTLDSGENGEAADAIARADCVLTLGYDIAEHDPESWNPDRDKDIVHLDSEPAEVYEHYNPNVELVCDISAGLDALRERLDVACPAEWYRDKREAIAEQTTRHPESDDPVTVKNVLPFLREAMADEDVLVSDVGSHKMAIAQNFPTYEPNTVIVSNGLASMGIGVPGGLAADLASDSNVVVATGDGGFMMNAAEIETATRLGCAYTIIVFNDSEYGLITEEQEEEFGEHFGTGLTNPDFVKFAESFGIDATRAETWDEIDAALTEAVESEDMTLVEIPVR